A genomic region of Cygnus atratus isolate AKBS03 ecotype Queensland, Australia chromosome 13, CAtr_DNAZoo_HiC_assembly, whole genome shotgun sequence contains the following coding sequences:
- the SLC6A14 gene encoding sodium- and chloride-dependent neutral and basic amino acid transporter B(0+), giving the protein MGMLSLLGFLSCGKKKDFSLSNEKDAHASDSDENLERGNWSNKADYLLSMVGYAVGLGNVWRFPYLTYQNGGGAFLIPYTLMLALAGLPLFFMECSLGQFASLGPISVWRILPLFQGVGVTMVIISTFVAIYYNVIIAYALYYLFASFQKVLPWSDCFSWADEFCSKTRLISDCNATLNGEIIHANYSFITSNNLTCINDTINYKPVQFPSEQYWNKVALQRSSGLDETGSIVWYLALCLLLSWMIVGAALFKGIKSSGKVVYFTALFPYVILLILLVRGATLEGALDGIEYYIGKQSNITKLMEAEVWKDAATQIFYSLSVAWGGLVALSSYNKFHNNCYSDAIFVCVTNCLTSVFAGFAIFSVLGHMAFVLERPVSEVVDSGFDLAFVAYPEALSKLPVSPLWSFLFFFMLLLLGLDSQFATIETLTTTIQDIYPQMMKKLRIPITLGVCILLFFLGLICVTQAGIYWVNLIDHFCAGWGILIAAVLEIIGVVYIYGGNRFIEDIEMMIGKKSCFFWLWWRMCWFFLTPVLLVAILVWSLVTFSTPTYGSVLYPAWGTAVGWCMIIFCVIWIPIVAVVKIFKAEGNICQRIVSCCRPTANWGPYLECHRGERYSHVVNPKKEKEHEIPTVSGFTYFRE; this is encoded by the exons ATGGGGATGCTCAGCCTGCTGGGTTTCCTCTCTTGCGGGAAGAAGaag gACTTCAGTTTGTCAAATGAAAAAGATGCCCATGCCAGTGACAGCGATGAGAACTTGGAACGTGGCAACTGGTCGAACAAAGCTGACTACCTGCTCTCCATGGTGGGCTATGCTGTGGGCCTGGGCAACGTGTGGCGTTTTCCCTATCTCACCTACCAGAACGGTGGAG gtGCTTTTCTAATCCCATATACACTGATGTTGGCATTAGCTGgcttgcctttatttttcatggaatGTTCCCTGGGGCAGTTTGCCAGTCTAGGGCCAATTTCTGTCTGGAGAATATTACCATTGTTTCAAG gaGTGGGCGTCACGATGGTCATCATCTCAACATTTGTGGCAATCTACTACAATGTTATCATCGCTTATGCACTCTACTACTTATTTGCCTCATTTCAAAAAGTGCTACCATGGTCAGATTGCTTTTCATGGGCAGATGAGTTCTGCAGCAAAACACGCCTAA taagtGACTGCAATGCAACCTTAAATGGAGAAATCATTCATGCAAACTACTCATTCATCACAAGCAACAATCTCACCTGTATCAATGACACCATAAACTATAAACCAGTGCAATTTCCCAGTGAGCAGTACTGGAA TAAAGTGGCTCTCCAGCGCTCAAGTGGGCTGGACGAGACTGGTAGCATCGTGTGGTACCTGGCCCTGTGCCTCCTCCTGTCTTGGATGATTGTTGGAGCTGCATtgtttaaaggaataaaatcttCTGGAAAG GTTGTCTACTTTACTGCACTCTTCCCCTATGTCATCCTGCTCATCTTACTGGTACGAGGTGCCACCCTGGAAGGTGCTCTGGATGGCATTGAATACTACATTGGGAAACAGTCCAACATCACCAAGCTGATGGAGGCAGAG GTTTGGAAAGATGCAGCCACTCAGATATTCTACTCCCTGTCTGTGGCATGGGGTGGGCTTGTTGCTTTGTCTTCATACAATAAGTTCCACAACAACTGCTACTCGgatgctatttttgtttgtgtaacAAATTGCCTCACCAGTGTGTTTGCTGGGTTTGCAATTTTTTCCGTCTTGGGACATATGGCATTTGTGTTGGAGAGACCTGTGTCAGAGGTTGTAGATTCAG GTTTTGATCTGGCATTTGTAGCATACCCAGAGGCTCTCTCCAAGCTACCAGTTTCTCCTCTTtggtcctttttatttttcttcatgcttctgCTCTTGGGCCTTGACTCTCAATTTGCCACCATAG AAACACTTACAACCACCATACAAGATATATATCCCCAAATGATGAAAAAGTTGAGAATCCCTATAACCCTGGGTGTGTGCATATTGCTCTTCTTTCTTGGTCTTATCTGTGTTACTCAG GCAGGAATTTACTGGGTTAACTTAATAGATCATTTCTGTGCTGGATGGGGAATACTTATTGCTGCTGTCCTGGAGATAATAGGCGTCGTCTACATTTACG GAGGAAACAGGTTTATCGAAGACATTGAGATGATgattggaaagaaaagctgtttcttttggCTGTGGTGGAGAATGTGCTGGTTTTTCCTTACTCCTGTGCTGTTAGTG GCAATTTTGGTTTGGTCTTTGGTCACGTTTTCAACTCCCACTTATGGCTCAGTGTTATATCCAGCCTGGGGAACTGCTGTTGGTTGGTGTATGATTATCTTCTGTGTCATCTGGATTCCCATTGTCGctgttgtaaaaatatttaaagctgaaGGAAACATTTGTCAG cgTATTGTGAGTTGCTGCAGGCCCACTGCAAACTGGGGTCCCTATCTGGAATGTCACCGAGGTGAAAGATACAGCCATGTTGTAAAtcccaaaaaggaaaaggaacatgaGATTCCTACTGTGTCTGGCTTCACATACTTTCGTGAATGA